The genomic DNA TCAAACATACACTCTTGTCCGaaagttctatatatatgagaagagAATAAGCTCAAATCAAACATACCAACCCAAATCAAACATACCAACTCAAACATACCAAATCAtacactcttctctcttttgttcaccTTCGCTCTTTTACTCATCTTATTGAAAATCaaaccattttctttctctcaccaaagacattttctttctcaaccctgttatggcatcttcttccaacaattttcACTACCATTATGATCCCAATAACGATAGTTTAAACCAATACTTTCAAGAGCAATTTAGTAACCAATTTGAAGCTGTTGAAGAGGAAATTCCGGTCGAAAGGAAACCACGTGCATATATCGATAGAAAACGAGAAAAAGGGCATGAAcgtttgtggaacgattatttttctgataatccGACTTACAATGCTCACCACTTCCGGCGACGGTTTCGAATGAACAAGCCGttgttcttgcgtattgtgaatcgtctcagtgaagaagttccatattttaagCCAAAAAAGGATGCAACCTTCCGGAATGGTCTATCACCCCTACaacaatgtactgcagcaattcgactTTTAGCATATGGGACTGCGACGGACTCGGTTGACGAATACATACGTCTTGCTGCTTGTACTgctcgtaaatgtttggaacattttgTCGTCGGGATAGTTGACTTGTTTGGCACTGAATACCTACGCCGACCAACACCAGAGGATCTTCAAAGGCTACTATTTTATGGAGAACAGAGGggttttcccgggatggttggaagcattgactgtatgcactggaagtggaaaaattgcccaaccgcttggaaaggaatgtattcaAGAGGCACCGATaagccaacaattgttttggaggcagtagcttcacaagatctctggatatgacacgcattttttggagctccaggtacttgtaacgatttaaatgtccttgatcaatcaccagtatttaatgacattatttacggtcgagctcccgaagttacgtactatgtcaacggaaatgagtataatttggcatactatctgacggatggtatttacccTGAATGGGcaacatttgttaaatccatcccacaaccacaacaccCAAAACATCGATTGTTTGCAGAACGTCAAGAAGGTGCAcaaaaagatgttgagcgtgcatttggagtcctgCAATCTAGATTCGCCATGATTAAAAATCTATCTCTTTTATAGTCAAAgggtaaaattgcatatattatgagagcatgtctcatactgcataatatgattgtcgaagatgaacgagattcatacacactctatgacgaacaagaattccaacaagaagataGAACTGGAACTACTCCAGATCTTACCTTTTCAGTAACTATGTCTTCAAATCTTGAGGGTTTAGGTGATGACCATACAATAATTCGTGATAAACAAGCACATCGCaaattaaaggaggatttgattgagaatatttggaataaatttggacattaatctatgtattaattaaataaaatgtttgtcttgtttaattaattaagtaatatgtttgtttgtttttgtaaaaaaaaagtatttaaaatgtttttttttcataaaaatttggtattgtattttgaattttaattaaagatttttgagtttgcaattaaaatgttattttctaaattattataattgtaatgtgtttaagaatattagattattaaatcttaagatcttacacatgttctcccaataactaacttcttaacaaaagttcttaactactgatcttacattatttttacaatatttatactctaagaacaccataaatTGAAAtccctataaacatgcccttACACAGTTTGGTATTGGAGAGGAAAAAGGTTCTGTGAGATTGTCTACTCTAAACCGCCCTCACCAGCTGAATATCATCTCTCCGGAAGTGGTATTTTTGATATCTAAGATCAGAAGCTGATAATATTCTCCTTTTCTAGATGTTGAAAGCCGCCTAAATGGTAAAATTTGAAACTCAGGTCCTCAAGCTGATAAAATTTGAAACTCAGGTCCTCGAAATGTGGGAGAAGGATGACCAAGCAAAGCTTATATTGAtcaagatttaatttttttggtcctTGATCTGTTGATTATTATCTACTACTGTTGATTGATTTCTTATCATAGCTTATCTGTACAGGGTGCAGGTAGAGCTTTCTCCGCTGGTGGCGATCTTAAGATGTTTTATAACGGCAGGGATTCAAGTAAGACAGCtaacaaaatcatcatcttttattaaaaaaacacatttgaagagattttgttataatttatgaTATGTCGTTTTTTAACAAactcttaaatattttataaaagacccaattttataaaattttataaaagacccaatttgaaaaatttttataaaatcttaaatgtttcaACATTCATACTACTTCtactctattttaaaattttaaatttcaaaaaaactatattttaaaaaataagagactcaaaattatatcctacCATTGAAggggataattttaattaggagatgaaggatttttatttttaaaacagtacataatttattaaaacctcATTTAAGGTACAAACCGTACATAAGAGACTTATAATTAAAACCTCCCATTGGCCATGCTCTGATGTGACTTCCCCGGCCCCTTCATTTAAGGTATGAAAATAACGGTGGACACACAGATGTACCATGTCCACAGAGACCTAATCCTAGCACTAGTAGTATATTGGTTCTAGTTTCTAAACCCattggattatttttttttccttctaagtTAGGgttgttttcttcaattttattCCGTTATTACTGCCTTTAACTGATCTGTCCGGAGACCTCGACTTATTCTACAAGATCATAATAACTTCGAAAGAAACATGTTTTGAACATTGATTTTAATTCCAAGTAAAGTTATTTGCTCGAATCATATGGTAACATTTAACACGCCAAGAGTATATAGAGGAATGTGGTTAGACTAACGAGTTTCACGACAGGAAAACGTAACAATGATAGAGTTGGCATTATCGTTAGCTGTGCGAGGGATACATATTGACATACATTAAAGTTGGACGGTGGAGGACGACCACTGGAGCAGAACTATTTGAGCTTAGGAGAAAAAAAGAGTGAATCATGATTGTGTGGTTCTCAAAACTTTATTtagaaaagtacaaaaaaatatgttgcaTATGAATAGATTTTGTTTGGCTCTAAGAAAGAGTAGAAAAAATCAGAATTATATGAGAATTATTTATAAAAGGATACAAGGACTGTACACATCAACCAAacgtttttctttcttttgataagatatccaaacatcaaacaaacGTTGCGGagagaaattttattatttcaacTTTGAAATTGCATTCGATTCACACATACACCAAATACGGTGTATTTGGGTCACACCAAAtactttttgtgtttgttatatatacGGAGAGGTCAAAGACCTCTGATTAAGCAAGCTACACTACTGAGCAGAAAAGTCTCTCTATAATTTCTTCAACCTTTCATTTCCTTCTCGTATAAGAAACGACATACACAATGGTGGGAAACTATGATCGTACCGATGAGGTAAAAGCGTTCGACGAGATGAAGATTGGAGTGAAGGGTCTCATGGACGCCGGGATCACACAAATCCCACGCATTTTCCATCACCCGCATGCTACCTTTACGAACCCTAAACCTAGTTCCTCAACGTTGAAGATCCCAACAATCGATCTTGGAGGCTGTGTGTTCGAGTCCACGGTCATGCGAGAGAGTATAATCACGAAAGTGAAAGACGCGGTTGAGAAGTTTGGGTTCTTCCAGGTGATTAACCATGGGATCCCAGTTGATGTGATGGAAAAGATGAAAGATGGGATTCGTGGGTTTCATGAGCAGGATTCAGAAGTGAAGAAAACGTTCTATAGTCGTGACATGACCAAAAAGGTTAAGTATAACACTAATTTTGATCTCTATAGTTCTCAAGCTGTCAATTGGAGAGATACTTTAACTACGGTTATGGCTCCTGATGGTTTACAAGTAGAGGACTTACCTGCGGTTTGTcggtacgttttttttttctttctagacatCACTACTAGATATTTTGGTAGAGGAAAAAAGACtacaattatcttattatataaagcttggttctcaaagttagtaactcaccagattgTGACATGTTAAGTATACCGATGAGATATTGACACGTattaaacaattattatttttcaaaatagctaattaagaaaataacattaaatctatataaaatttacatgtttatatctttaaaaaaaaatcctaaatcaaaaaggaaaactaatgaaactaatatattttccattgtattctaattatattatacgtttttcttaattagattttgacatgtataaacaaaaacataatccattaagcatgtatattattattaatcaataaatagtgaataacaaatttaaaaagaataacatatgttatgttaaaagaattattacttttgaaacgtaataggacacctaattatgaaaataacattatagctacataaaaattatgtttgtgaagtgaccttagtgcaatGACTATTGGTAAGGCCAATTGTAGATGATACTATCACATTAGGGATCGAGTCCTGCTCTTTATGAATGTAGGGATTTGCCTAATGGACTGGCCTGTTGTGAcccaaatgttgacaaaaagaaaaaattatatgtttatatcaaaaaatttgatctttgattttttttttgatataattttgccgatctattgcgtgggtctttgattcgtgcggCTTCTTCAATGGGAGCTATtagatgcaatgaaatggaatcGAAGGTATATAAATCCTGCTAATTTTATCaaggatggagacactgatgaaggttccaaaagtgattctacaaTTAGTaacattataagtttggaagctTAGTCGGTGATTGATGTTTCTGgtaaaaatttagagttttctcttctgaatAATGTTAATGATTCTGatactgaaacaagagctgcttgatcgattaattgagaagcgattttcaaatttgggaagttggaatggTAAACCGTTATAAAATTGGTTTCGAACcagatttatgtggttttctatcggattTAGTTCGTAAATCGTTTAAATCTAGGTATATGGagaatatatgagaacttttgattcatatagaaataagttgagaatttactattaaagaatatttgagacgaggtcatgGTTTAAAGTAATTTTGGTACAATGTGATACTTTTGAGGAGTAAATAGGTCGtcgatccttaacgtgattatgtcatgttttggattgtttataaagtttctattttgtatatttgaattatctaagacttatatataccatcgtgattttaattttcaaattttttatttttattatgttatatattaactttttctcagtttctcaacttttattaggttagtcataaaatcattgtaataaagtagataattttcaccagttattcatccaaaatatatttggagtaaaaaaaaatcatggtaGCATAAATTATTTCACAAAACAATTtaagtaattataagaactaatAGTATGCCAAACTGAAAGTAAAGCAAtatgaaatttgtttaatttgttcagaagatattttatagatggtgataaagagcatactttaacaataaaataattttgggtgtaagaacatatttttaacggTAAAAGatagagtaaaattgtacatGCTTACTAActagatgttgctttgatgaactctttgcatgtaaaatattttgtgaataagttgtgtaacgtttttaaatattttgtgaataagatgagtatttggcaaaacttttggtgggatataatttagctttttattattgtaataattgttataatatatttaaaatatataaatataaataaatgtattaaagtaaatacaaatatgattttttctctaactaaaattatttatatattttaattcacgaaataaaatttgtttttatatgtttaaaaatttgtttaagatttatgatttattttcttcaataagTTTTAACCCCGAACATCGtgcgggcccttatctagtTGTATAGAATATGGTCCCAAAACTGAAACTGATGAAACGAGAAACAAGGTAATGAGGAAACTAAATTTAAGAATACCCTTAAGTAATTagttataagtttttttttaaaattataaactaaattTAACAACACCCTTATGTTAGTTATATaagtttttctaaaattaaatttatttaaaaaaaaaatttcagccTTTAAAGCCCTTTCCAATCACCCCCAAAACGTAAAAACTTAAGAACCCGTTCAGATGACTCGATCcataaatatgttaaaatttatttaatttctaaaaaatacaCACTAGATTTTAAAGAAGTATTTGAAATTCTACTTAAATAACATTAGactttgaaaatttattaaacataatttACAAATACAAGATTGaataatattagattttaaaatatgattcagAATAATTAGTGGAACCTGGCTATGATACCAACTGTTGCAGCAAGATAAAATACAAAAGTAATTAAGTAATCTTGAGTATCAATGGATTTCAAGCAGGATAATCGTAGCTTGGATTCTATTGTTATCGGATATCAATGGATTCACAATCAACAGGGAAATCAAATACTTCATTTGAGAATACTCTTATCCGTGATTATCAAaggaaaaaatgtcatttaaatcatgaactttcaaattttggccatttaaaccatgaactttatCTTGGatcatttaaaacatcaactttcatTGACTAACTcttttaaacatgaagtttcgttgaccaaACTAAAAAAGACATGAACGTTAAATCTGATAACGGACCCactaacagacgttactatACCATTAATCACTCTGTTAttgacaaaacgacgtcgttttaataaaagttttaattcaaGAAACGTCATTTAAACCATCAACTTTTAAATGTAGGtcatttaaattatgaatttttaaacGTAGATCATTTTAATCATAAACTATTAAATGtaggtcatttaaaccatgtATGTCaattaaactattaaatttcTTGAAGACCatgtaaaacattatttttcattGACTAGAAATCTTTAGactttaaatcaaaaaggacTTGATATTAAGGGGGCGATTGGAGACCAGCTGTAGAggctttattttttgtttccaaagtctttaaagtttaattttctccaatcatattttaatattttaacagCGTTAAAAGAAATTCTTAATATTCTTACAGCCTAACTTCcccttattttttcttcttaggctCTTGTTTTTTAAAGCCTActaattatgagtttttttaagtcacaaatttaaaaattttaaagttacaTCTATTTAAAAGTAACAACCATAAAAGTGGTAACCAATCACCCCCTAAGTCTGCTAAATACAAGGATCAAAATCACAAGCACAAGAAGTATCACAAGTATAATATAGAAAAACCTAGAATCTAGAATAAAATGATCAATTCTATGGATATAAAACAAGGTGatcaatccttcaaactctagtgtagtgtcttaatacatgaaaaagactcaagacaaaaacaaaaagacacaacAAAACGACAAAAACACAGTATGAAATGAAAGACGAAAGACACTAAAAGCACCATATATCACTTGTTTTGTTAGCATATTTAATGTCATGTcgagtttggtttggttaatgAAATTTGATGTCTAAACAATCCCAGTTAATGAAAGTCGATGTTTTAAATGGCTTACAACAAAGTTTATAGTTTAAATAACTTAGATttgaaatttcatgttttaagtGAACTAGATTttaaagttcatggtttaaatgacctaaattaaaaagtttatggtttaaatgacctaaatttaaaagtttgtggtttaaatgacatttttgaaTTAAGATTTTTATCAAATCGTCGTCTTTTTGTTAGAACGAAAATGGTTAACGACATAATAACGTTTGTTAGTTGCTCAGttatcggatttaacgtcatgtctttttttgcttggtcaacgaaacttcatgtttaaaagagctagtcaacaaaagttgatattttaaatggcctacaacaaattttatggtttaaatgacaaaaatttgaaaatgcatggtttaaatgatatttttcccGATTATCAAAAGCTCTTTTAAGTTATTAATCAAAAACAACCTCATACAAAAGAAGGCCTAAATGACTTATTTATATAAAAGCTAATAACCCTTTAAACTCTAGAAtgttttagaatattatttatttaattaaaatgataaaaataaataatatttggaatatttttgaTGGAATATAATAATTACGTGAATagtttatagaaaatatttaaaattgaaGATTAGTacgttattacataaatcaAATCCAGAAATGTATTCAACTTTCATGCTCGATTCCAGGCTGCTAGAATGTAATTGATATCAGTTCGATGTACTttggtaaaaactaaaaagtgttAAGCATGTACAAGTCTCTCATTGAATCTCtcactaataaaaaattataaaacaataaaaaaataagggGAAAAAAAAGTGAGTCTCTCAAAATGAGAGATTTGATAAATGTGTAAAGAGTCACTTAACACATGTCTTAACATAATtgtatataagttttatttatagttataaaatttagataataaaataaaattaaatatattttaaaataatatgtttgcAATAATGCTAATAGAAAGTGTGTTAGAATGTAATTAAGAGTACAATTTTTTCGGGTTTTGAGATTTGGatgtgaacaaaatcaaaatttacttttgttccttttgatttgaagaaagggttttggatagaaaaaatatatcaattatgatcttaaatgtaaatatttataattaataatattatatttgaagTATCTTTAGTTGTATCTTGCTTATCTCCTGTttgtaaatgtaaaatttacttTTGTATCTATTCCGCATATTCGGTTccgttacaaaaaaaaaaaaaaattgtcgagTTTGGGTTGActttgatttgatgaatttcggtttggttcggttataAAAGTTTACCAAACTGTAATAATATTTCAGGGAAATAATGTTGGAGTACTCCAAGCGAATGATGAAGTTAGGAGAGATAATCTTTGAGCTGTTATCAGAAGCTCTCGGATTAAAACCTAACCACCTCAAAGAACTAGACTGCGCCAAGAGCTTGTCGTTGCTCTCACATTACTACCCACCTTGTCCAGAGCCTGATCGAACCTTTGGGATCAGTTCACACACAGATATATCTTTTATCACTATTCTTCTTCAAGACCACATTGGTGGACTTCAAGTTCTCCATGATGGATACTGGATCGATGTTCCTCCTAATCCCGAAGCTCTTATCGTCAACTTAGGAGATCTCTTACAGGCAAATATGTTATTTATGTTTTCAAGAAACTTAATACACAAATCAAATCTTCCATGTTTTGACAAATctcacaaaattattttttttccaatggtTGCTTGCAGCTTATAACAAACGATAAGTTTGTAAGTGTGGAGCACAGGGTTTTGGCAAATAGAGGCGAGGAACCGCGCATTTCAAGCGCATCGTTCTTCATGCACACCATACCAAATGAACAAGTATATGGACCTATCAAAGAGTTTCTATCTGAACAAAACCCTCCCAAGTATAGAGACACAACCACGTCCGAGATGGCGAGACATTACTTGGCTAAAGGACTAGATGGGACCTCACCGTTGCTCCATTTCAGGATCTGAGAATAATAGTGGATCAAAATCTTAGAGGATTTCTGAGTTTCACGAAAACAAATGTACAATAAAAACTACATGTGGTAGTAGTATTTCACATATATTGTGTATCCATTAATTTATAGACTTAAACCATCAGTATCTTATAACTTCCATTTTGTAGTTCTTGTGTTGagatatatattacattgtgtTGTTTActaggtatatatatagtattcaAGCACATAGCTAGACAATGCGTTTCAGTTAATTGTTACTTCCAAGtacaaattaatcaaaaaactTAATCGACCCTAGTAGAGATCATAAGAGTATTACCTCCATAGATTCACACACGGTATTCAGAAGGAATCAACTGACATGGATTGAGCTGAATGTCGTAGATGTGATATGGCTGTGTCCCTTTCAGTCTCTTCCACCATTCCAAATTTTCTGCAAAACAACAAGTTTATGCATCATTGGTTACTATCTTCAAATGTGATTTTAATAACACAACATAAGCATTTTCATATATTAACTGCAAACGGGAAGGAAATAATTGTACCTTGGAGGGATGAAGCCATGACCACCTTCTTCTGAAAGTGCCTTGTCCAATCTCTCTTCAAAAGATGTTGCGTGCCAACTCACTTTCTGGTCCTGCATTAAGGAAAGTAAATCCTACGTTTCATAACAAATGAGAGGAAATGTGAAGAAGCCTAGTAAGAAACATGAGATCGAGTAGTACCTCTTTGTACTTGTTTGTAGAGTTTGGTATCCCATTACCATCCCACCATTTGGGTGAGATTAGAGATTGTTCTTTCTCATTCCAGTGAGCTGCAACCATTCCAATGATTGGTCTGTCCCCATGAGTTATGGATAAAGCCTCCATGTTTTTGTCACTACCCTGCTTCACCCAACTAGTTTCGACTATGGGGTATTTTTCATCTGTACTCTCTTCTAACTTTCCCTCGCAAATCGTTGATGTGGGAGATTCAATTTCTGTCTTGTCTTGGACTCTTTGTCTCCCCTTTCCTGCTGATCCCATATTTTCAGGAAAAATGGTTCTAGGGGTTTGAATCTCATCAGTTATCTTCAATGCGGTCGGATTAGGCGATGCTGCTGGGATATTAGTGTTTGCAGGCATCTCAGGTTTCCTTGAAGTGATGTTCTTGGAAGAACTAGAAGAGTAAGATTGATCAAAATCATATTCATACGGCACTGACTTTGTCTTACTCTTAACGTTTCCAGCTTTGAGTGATACATTGCCGGTTATATCTACCTCGTCCCTGAACGCAGTACCAATGCTTTCTTCACTAGCATTACTAGATGCAGAAGAGATCCTTGCATTGCTACGGGCCTCGGTCAAGCAACTGATattgacaaaacaaagaaaaagagtaatGTTCAGCGCCATGCAAAGAGATATCTATCAAGCAAAGTAACATCTAGCAATTCACCTGCTGGGAGTTTGCTCTGAAGTATCTACAGATCTTCCCATTTCTTCACAGGGCTCATTCTTTATCTCATCCAAGTGAAACACTGATTCAGAGTTACTGGAAACCCAAGAAGGGGTAGATCCAAAATGTTCTCTACGTTGAGGGGTTTCCAGTTTTTTGGGTGCTTTCTTAATCTCAACCGGTGTCACTGGTGTTATGCTGCAAACTTTAAGAACCTGTGCCTGTAGCTCCACAAGAAAATCAAAGTGAAGTTAGGTTCTC from Camelina sativa cultivar DH55 chromosome 7, Cs, whole genome shotgun sequence includes the following:
- the LOC104700395 gene encoding probable 2-oxoacid dependent dioxygenase codes for the protein MVGNYDRTDEVKAFDEMKIGVKGLMDAGITQIPRIFHHPHATFTNPKPSSSTLKIPTIDLGGCVFESTVMRESIITKVKDAVEKFGFFQVINHGIPVDVMEKMKDGIRGFHEQDSEVKKTFYSRDMTKKVKYNTNFDLYSSQAVNWRDTLTTVMAPDGLQVEDLPAVCREIMLEYSKRMMKLGEIIFELLSEALGLKPNHLKELDCAKSLSLLSHYYPPCPEPDRTFGISSHTDISFITILLQDHIGGLQVLHDGYWIDVPPNPEALIVNLGDLLQLITNDKFVSVEHRVLANRGEEPRISSASFFMHTIPNEQVYGPIKEFLSEQNPPKYRDTTTSEMARHYLAKGLDGTSPLLHFRI
- the LOC104700394 gene encoding protein JASON-like, translating into MGCLFKCCFRATTTKDNESTSADDSVSQVQSKQRGHHELSKNRLSALFLSEASSSSSPCHDREGSSLNSMHIDKDEAQVLKVCSITPVTPVEIKKAPKKLETPQRREHFGSTPSWVSSNSESVFHLDEIKNEPCEEMGRSVDTSEQTPSSCLTEARSNARISSASSNASEESIGTAFRDEVDITGNVSLKAGNVKSKTKSVPYEYDFDQSYSSSSSKNITSRKPEMPANTNIPAASPNPTALKITDEIQTPRTIFPENMGSAGKGRQRVQDKTEIESPTSTICEGKLEESTDEKYPIVETSWVKQGSDKNMEALSITHGDRPIIGMVAAHWNEKEQSLISPKWWDGNGIPNSTNKYKEDQKVSWHATSFEERLDKALSEEGGHGFIPPRKFGMVEETERDTAISHLRHSAQSMSVDSF